AATGATCGGTAGACGACAGACTAATTTTTTGAGCCACTCCCGTATTACTGAATACACCGAGTTGAAATACTTTGCGAACTACAGTGTATTCGCTAGTCACGGTTGGGCTAGTACTTGTTGCGGTCTGGTGGCTACTAGAATCTTCCCACACGATGCTAGCGGCTTCGTCCTCTGAAACATCACTGGCTGACAGTAAATCAATATTGTTTCGACCATCTGACTCAACGGTGACACTCAAGATTGATTGGACAGTTCCCTGCAATCGAATGCGATTAGATCGATCCTTTAAACTCAAGCGAGAATCAATCGGTTTTGCCTCAACCGGAATAAACGCCAGCACTATAACCAGTAGCCCCAGAGTAACCAGATGATAGGGATGACACCGAATAGCCATCTGGAGATCCTCTGCAATGACATGGCACACCCGTTAATCGTGATGATCTATTTTCTTGGTAGAAAAATATATCCTGATAACAACGGTTTTAGTGTCTGACCAAGTCAGCGATAGTTGCTTGTAGATCAGGATAAAAAGAGGGGTGGACGTTCATGACCACCCCTACAATTCCTCAACTATCGTTTCGAGTCAGACACAGGGTTGCAGGGGGCTCTTGCTTAGTTATCCGTGACCGTTACGGTGATACTGCTGGTATAGGTACCAGGGTCTAACAAGTCAGGAGCGTCATACTCGATGTAGAGATCGCGAGCGGCGGCACCGCTAGTGAAGTCTGTAACGTTTTTACTGTCATTATCGGCACTGAAGTCGGTGGCAACTGGAGCAGCGGCACCATCAGCCACAATCAAAACCTGATAAGCCAGGCTGTCGGTGCCATTGGTTAATAATCCATCGGCAGCGGCTGTTAGGGTGACCCCATCGCTACTGTTAGATTCAAGGGCCAGATCGGCTACTTGAGCTACGGTATCGGCAGCAGCCGTACCCTCACCACCGAGGCTGAGGGCGCTTGCCCCTGGCGTTGCAGTTGATGTCACAGTACTGGTGTCAGCCACTGAGCCACTGAGGTTTACGGTATCGGCGAAGGCAGGAGAGCTGACAACAGCAGCACCGAGCAGAACTGCAGAAGTAATGGCAAAACGACGTAGTAACATGGGAATCCTCCTAAACGCGAATGCGTTGAGCTATGGGTTTCAAAATTAACTGATGGGAAGTGTGTTTTGGAAAGCACTGATTCAGTTGACGTGGCAGATGCTGGTTCCTGTTTGATATCGTCTGGCTTAGCAGCCAGACAGGATCTTAATCAGAAGAACATTGGAGATTTAGTTCATCCGAAATGGTAAAGATCCATAGTCAAAACGGGAGTCCGAAACGGGAGTTGATTCAGTTCGAAACTAGGCTTTTCTTGCCTATGTTCTTACTATAGGCAGTCTGTTTTAATGTCACGTCGGAAGAGGTACGGAACTTATCTGGAACATTCGAGGCCGACCTCGTACAACTACGGAATCAGTCGTCTGGTTGAAGGGGGGACTTACTGGTTCCGGACGTTTTTGGTTAATTTTAATTGCGAATTCGATCATCTATAGCGTTTCCCAAGCCGATGAAGTGCATGGAAATCTCGGAACAACAGGGCTTTCGAGGTTTAGCGTGTGCCTGACTAGATAGAGAATCGCTATATAGGCCCTGTGAATAGAAGGTGAGGTGATTGGAACGGATAGCGGAATTAGGTAGGTGCTTGCCCATAGCCACCACCGCCGGGAGTCTCCACCACAATGGCGTCACCGGCTTCCACTTGAACCATGGCTTGACCGTTTAGGAGAACCACCGTGCCATCTCGACGTACTATTCGATTGCGACCTACGGCGCCTGGCGCTCCTCCCCGTAGACCAAAGGGAGGAATGCGGCGGTGGCTAGAGAGTAGAGCAACGGTCATGGGTTCGCGAAAGCGGAGGCAGCGAATCATGCCATTACCGCCGCGATGCTGACCGGCGCCGCCACTGCCTTGGCGAATCTGGAAGCGTTCCACCAAGACTGGAAAGCGCCATTCCAGCACCTCTGGGTCTGTGAGGCGGGAATTGGTCATGTGGGTGTGTACGGCGTCGGTGCCATCGAAGTCGGGACCGGCCCCGGAGCCGCCGCAGATGGTCTCGTAATACTGGTAGCGCTGGTTGCCGAAGGTGAGGTTGTTCATGGTGCCCTGAGCGGCGGCCATGACCCCTAAGGCACCGTAGAGGGCGTTGCTAATGGCTTGGGAGGTTTCCACATTGCCGGCAACGACGGCAGCCGGGGGGTGAGGATTCAGCATTGATCCAGTTGGAATCACCACCTGCAATGGCTTGAAGCAGCCGGCATTGAGGGGGATATCGTCATCCACCAGGGTGCGGAAGACGTAGAGTACAGCGGCTTTGCAGACGGCGGCGGGAGCATTGAAGTTATTGGGCTGCTGCGGCGAGGTGCCGCTAAAGTCGATGCCGGCCTGGCGGGTCTGTCGATCGATGGTAATGGTGACCTGAATCTGGCTGCCGTTGTCCATGGTGTAGGTGAATTGGCCATCCTGGAGGACGTCGATCACCCGGCGCACGCACTCCTCGGCGTTGTCTTGCACATGGTGCATATAGCTCTGCACCGTGGCCAGGCCGTAGGTGGCCACCATTTTGCCGAGTTCCTGGCTGCCTTTCTCATTGGCAGCGATTTGAGCTTGTAGGTCGGCGATGTTCTGATTGGGATTGCGAACTGGATAGGGAGCCTGGGTGAGCTGCCGCCGCAGCGCCTCTTCTCGGAATTCCCCCTGCTCTACCAGTAGAACGTGATCGATCAGGACGCCTTCTTGGTCGATGGTGGTGCTGTTTGGGGGCATGGAGCCGGGAGTGATGCCGCCGATGTCGGCGTGGTGTCCCCGCGAAGCCATGTAGAACAAGGGGGAGTCGGCCTCCAGAAAGACGGGGGTGATGACGGTGACATCGGGTAGATGGGTGCCACCGTTGTAAGGATTGTTGAGCACATAGACATCCCCTGGACGCAGCACCTTCCCTTTGGCCTGGATCAGGCTCTGCACGCTCTCGCCCATGGAGCCTAAGTGGACAGGAATGTGGGGAGCATTGGCCACCAGTTGTCCCTGCTGATCGAAGAGGGCACAGGAAAAGTCCAGCCGTTCTTTGATGTTGACGGAGTAGCTGGTGTTCTGCAGGGTCACGCCCATTTCGTCGGCGATGGCCCGGAAGAGATTGTTGAAGATCTCCAGCAGGACTGGGTCAGGGGGAGGGGGGAGAGGGGGAGAGGAGCAGAAGGAGGGTGGATGGGTAGCGCCTGCTGCCTGCTGCCTTGCATTTTGCTCTTTTTTCACCACCAAATGCCCTTTCTGATTGAGACTGGCACTCCAGCCGGGTTCCACCACATTGGTGCCGGTGGCTTCGATGATCAGGGTCGGGCCGGGCAGGGTATCGCCGGGGTGGAGGTGATCGCGGTGATAGACGGGGGTGTGGTGCCAACCGCTGCGAGTGTAGATGGAGACGGTGGTCTTGGGCTGCAGAGAATGGGAGCGAGGGGTGGCTAGGGAAGGCTCCTCGATCTGGCTGGCTTTGCCAATGACTTCCACGGAGAGGGTATCGACAATCAGGGGCTTATCGGCTAAGGCAAAGCCGTAGCGTTGGCGGTGGCCGGCGGCAAAGTGTTGCCGCATCTGCTCCAGCTCACCGAAGGGCACTATCAGAGGAGAGTCGGTACCTTCATATTTGAGGTGGACCCGGGGCTGTACTTGCACCTGCTCACTGCTGGTTAGGGGAGAGGCCAACGGTGACACATCCAGGCCTTGCTGTTGCAGCTCTTGCAGGCCAGTGCTGGCCATGGTTTCCAGCTGCGATCGCATCTCAGGCATCAGCTCCTGAGTGAGTCGTTTCTCTAGGGTGCGCTCCTGCAGGGCTCGGATATCGGCCAGGCCCATGCCATAGGCGGACAACACCCCGGCGTAGGGATGGATAAAGATTTCCCGAATGCCCAGCAGTTCTGCCAGCAGACAGGCATGCTGGCCCCCGGCGCCGCCGAAACAGCAGAGGGTATAGGTGGAGACATCATGGCCCCGCTGCACCGAAATTTGCTTAATGGCATTGGCCATCTTTTCGATGGCGATGGCTAAAAAGCCCGCCGCCACCTGTTCCGGAGAGCGCTGATCACCGGTTTGTTGCTGAATCGTCTGGGCCAACTCCTGAAAGCGGCGTATCACCACCTCCCCATCCAGGGGTTGGTCGCCATGGGGACCAAAGACCTGGGGAAAGAATCGGGGTTGGATCTTGCCCACCATGACGTTGGCATCGGTGACCGTCAGGGGCCCCCCTTGGCGGTAGCAGGCGGGACCGGGATCTGCCCCAGCCGAGGCCGGTCCCACGCGGTAGCGACTACCATCGAAACTGAGGATCGAGCCTCCCCCCGCTGCCACGGTGTGGATGGCCATCATCGGGGCTCGCAGCCGCACCCCGGCGATTTCCGTCTCGAAGCGACGTTCGTAGTGGCCGTTATAGTGGGAGACATCGGTGGAGGTGCCGCCCATATCAAAGCCGATGATGCGCTCGTAGCCTGCTATCTGGCTGGTCTTCACCGCCCCCACAATGCCCCCGGCCGGCCCCGAGAGAATACTGTCTTTGCCTTGAAACAGGGTGGCATCGGTCAAGCCACCGTTGGACTGCATGAACATCAAGCGGCAGCCCTGCAGTTCCTGGGCAATGCGGTTCGCATAGCGCTGCAGCAGTGGTGAGAGATAGGCATCCACCACAGTAGTATCGCCACGGCTAATCAGTTTAATCAGGGGACTCACCTGGTGGGAAATCGAGACCTGCTGGAAGCCTACTTGCCGTGCGATCGCACCCACCTGTTGTTCCTGGTTGGGATAGCGGTAACCATGCATCAACACCACCGCACAGGAGCGAATGCCAGCGTCATAGGCCTGCTGCAACTCTGTCCGCAGGCGCTGCTGCTGCTCTGGGGTCAGGGGCACTAACTCCTCCCCCTGGGCACTACAGCGGGCCTCCACCTCGATCACCCGTTCATAGAGCATCTCCGGCAAGACAATCTGACGGGCAAAGATATCGGGCCGATGTTGGTAGCCGATGCGCAGGGCATCCTGAAAGCCTTTCGTAATCACCAAGACCGTGCGATCTCCCTGGCGCTCCAAGAGGGCATTAGTGGCTACTGTGGTGCCCATCTTCACCGCTCGATCTGTTCGGTAGGGAAAGGGGCATCCGGTGCCAGGCCTAACACCTCCCCGTATCCCCTGCAGGGGGGCATCCTGATAGCGTCCTGGATTCTCTGACAGCAGCTTGTGCACCACCCGTTGACCATCGGGCCGCCGCGCTACGATGTCTGTAAAGGTACCTCCTCGATCAATCCAAAATTGCCAGCGGCCAGGGGTTTGGGGCAAGCTGGTCATGGGCAAACTCCAACGACGGTACTATGCCAAGTATGGCTCTAGATCTGAGGCCTTCCCCTAGAGAACGCTCTCAGCCTGGTTTGGGACAGGATCTATTCTAGGAAGCCTGCTCTCGCACTCTGCTTATCCCCATGATCTACCTCCCCGTCTCCCTATTCCTGTTCGTCCTGTTGATCCTGCTGCTGCCCTTCATCTGGTTTGTCTTTACCGTCGATGTGGTGCAGGTGGCCGCTGCTAAGTTGGGCTTTTCACCAGAGATTGGGCTGCTGCTATTGCTGCTGATTCTGTTGGGCAGCACTGTGAATATTCCCCTTTATCGGGTTGAGACCCAGTCAGATCCCCTAGATGAATTCATGCAATTGTTTCAGCGGCAGTTCTGGGGTATTCCCCTGGTGCAGATGCGACAAGTGGTGGTAGTTGCCCTAAATCTAGGGGGTGGACTGATTCCGGTACTGTTAGCCCTGTACCAATTTAGCCAAGCCAATCCCCTTAGCATTCTCCTGGTGACCGCCATCGTGACTGTGGTTAGCTACTTTGCCGCCCATGTTGTTCCCGGCATCGGCATCCAGATGAACCCCTTGCTAGCCCCTCTAACGGCGGCAGCGACTGCCCTGGTATTTGCAGCGGGACAAGCCCCATCCGTGGCCTTCGCCGGAGGCGTCTTGGGGACCTTGATTGGAGCCGATCTGCTGCATCTTAAAGACATCACCGCTATGGCCTCGGGCGTGCTCAGCATCGGCGGCGCTGGAGTATTCGATGGCCTTGCCCTCTGCGGCTTGTTTGCATTGCTGCTGACCTAAGCTCGACTAATGGTGCGTAGCAACCAAAGGGTGGCCACAATGCCAATAAAATGAGCCAGCAACGTGTTGGTGTTAGCTTGGACGACGAAAATATCGATGGGCTTCACCAGCTGAGTGATGTTGAAGCCGCTGACATTTTGCTGTCGCAGAGACTGGCCAATCAGGCTACCGGTGATGGCTCCCGCCCCCAGTAGGGTCAGTAGCATGCCTACCAGGTTAACGATCAACCCCGTCTGTAGGGCCTGCATGGCATCTTTGGGTTTAGGTCGAGCGGCGGCGTCGCGGCTGCGTAGGCGGCGAGCCAGGCGAGTATAGCGAAAGGCCCAGTAGGCACCGCCATAGACCACGGCTACCCCGAGCATGGCCAGCACTAGGCCGCCACCGGTGCCGACGTTAGTGCTGTTATCGGAGCCGGCGCCCCCACTGGCGATGGCGAATAGGATCACCAGGCTGGAGATAATGGCCAGCACCAGCTGGGCCCAGAAACTGATCCAGCCGAAGCGGCGGAAGTTCCCAGAGATGCGGCGTACTGCTGGGGGCAGGGAATAGTCGAGTTCACCGGTCATAGTGCGCCTGTATGCAATGCCAAGGCCATGGCTGACCCTAGATAGCGTTCATTCCAATCTTGCCAGAGCCTTGGCTCTATAGCTATAGGTAAATTTGGCATAGGCCAAGACTGCGTGATCGAGAATGTCTCGGTTGGCTTGTCCGGCGTCACAGGAGGTAAGGACATCGTGGGGACGCTGAGGCCAGGCCTCGACCGACTCGGGAGGGTTACGCCGCAGGTCGATGGCTTGGTCTGTAACCGCCTGCGAGCCTGCCCCCACTCATTGGAGGGCGTTGCATGGCAATGATGGCTCTCTCAAGGCACAATGGGGAGGATGCATTACTGCCAATGCCCCATGGCCTTTTCCATTGATCAGGCGAAGGAGTTACTGACGGATTGGATGCGACACTATTGCGATCGCATCGATTACTTGACCATTCGCCTCGAGCGCTCCGAGAGTACTGATATCCTGCTGCGGGGAGGCCAAGTCGAGACCCTGAGCGAAGCCATGGCTCTCGGCGGTCAAGTGCGGGCCTGCCATCGCGGCGGCTGGGGCTTTGCCAGCTTCAACCAACTGGCTACGCTGCCTGAGCGGATTGAAGACGCCATAGCTGCTGCCCGCTTGGTGGGAGACGACCAGACTCTGCTAGCTCCCGTGGAGGCCGTTCAAGCGACCTGTCGACTGCCCCTACAAGGGAGCGATCCGCGGGCCATCTCCTTAAACCGTAAACAAGCCCTGTGTCAACACTATGCAGACATTTTGCGGCGTGTCGATGACCGCATTGCCTCCACCTCCGTTCGCTATGGGGACATCGCTCAGCAGGTGCTGCTGGCCACCTCGGAAGGCACCCTGATTGAGCAATCCTGGTCCGATATGGAGATGCGCTTTGCCGCCACGGCCCGCAATGGTGACACAGTCCAGACGGGGCGCGAGACCGTTGGCTCCCGCAAAGCCTACGAAGATCTCGAGCACTTGGATCAACGGGTGCAAGCGGCAGCCCAACGAGCGGTTGCGGCCCTGGACCTACCGACGGTGCGGGGTGATGCCTACACAGTGGTGATCGACCCCATCCTAGCTGGACTCTTTGTCCATGAAGCCTTCGGTCATCTCTCGGAGGCCGACATGGCCTACGAAAACCCGGACCTGCTAGAGGTGATGACGCTAGGCCGGCGCTTTGGTCCCCGAGACCTGCAGATCTTTGATGGGGCTGCTCCTGCTGGCCATCGGGGCAGTTATCGCTACGATGATGAAGGGACTGCGGCGACTACCACCCAGTTGATTAAAGATGGCGTTTTAGTCGGTCGTCTCCATTCCCGAGAGACAGCAGGCAAACTAGGAGAAGCGGCCACTGGCAATGCCCGCTGCCTCAGTTACCAATACCCTCCCCTGGTGCGCATGACCAATACCTGGATTGAACCAGGAAATATCCCGGTGGCCGATCTCTGCAATGGCATCAAAACTGGCGTCTATGCCCGTAACTGGCTGGGGGGCATGACCAATGGTGAAATGTTTACCTTCGCCGCCGGGGAAGCCTGGATGATTCGTGATGGCAAACTGGCGGAGCCAGTGCGAGATGTTACCCTTTCTGGCAATGTCTTTCGTACCCTAGCCGACATCGAAGCCATTGGAGATGACTTCTATTGGGATGAATCGGGGGGCTGTGGCAAGGGTGGGCAGAGCGGCCTACCGGTAGGTTGTGGCGGACCCAGTCTGCGCATTCGCAATGTGGTGGTGGGTGGCGATGCCATGGATTAAGGACTAGCACTAGCCTACAAGCCTGATTACTTCTGGATTACCCGAGTCCGCCTAGATCTCTTTATTTACATAAGTTAATGTGATCTATCTATCTTTCTAAACTTTTATTGCGTCACATTGATAGCCAGAGTTCCCTCAATAATGCTGGAAATAGGCGGTCAGCCAGCGGTTGACCCTTGTAGGTGAGTTCTCGGCTATCCATGCAGTCACGGTTTTCCTTAACTCCCCGTTATCATCTTGACGACGATCTAAATTGGTTAATCGGCATCGATCCCTTGCGGCGCTATTGGATGCGTGTCAATGGCGATGAGCGGCTGACGGTCATGTTGCCTGGGCTCTTGGCGGCAGATTTTGAAACAGTTAGGCAAGCTATCCTGCAATTGCGGGATTTGATCCCGGGAGATGTCATCAGCTGGCCAACGGGGTCATCCCAGGAACTATTTATTCAATGTATTGCCCCCAATTGCTACGGCGTAGCCGCAACCGTTGCGGGCGCTGAGGTCACTCATTTATTCGATCGAGAGGCTTTGGAGTCGTTGCTAATGACGGCTCATCCTGACTGGAAGTGTGCACCTGAGCACGCCATGCTGGGTCGTCACTTGCTGATGCAGGCGTGGACCCAGCCAGCTGCAGTCAAGGCTGCTTAATTGACCAGCCTATCGCTGCAGTGATAGCAGCTCCTGCAGGGAGGCGAGTAGTCGAACTTCCACTCGCTGAATTTGATTGTCAGCAGTCAGGTGAAATATCCAGGCAGCATTAACCTTGAATACCAGGGCAGTCACTCGTCCCTTCAGAGTCACTTGCCGATGGCCAGCGTCTAGTTTCTCGACGGCAACCTGCTGAGGCTCGATATGCATGCCCTGAGCTTCTCTGCATAGGTAGGTTGCGATCGCATCGCGACCCACTACTGACTCTTCAAAGGGCGGTTGCAACGTTCCTTGGGGAGCGAATAGGGCCGCCGTTGCGTCGAACTCGCCCTGGTTGAAGGAGTCAATGTACTCGGCAACGGCGGGAATCAGCCCTGGCAAGGTGGCGGATGCTGATGTGACTGATGCCATCACCTTAAGCAGCCAGAGGATCTACGCCCATTTCCATCACGGCTTGACGCAGTACCGTGATTTGCTGGCCAAACTCGAGCTTGGAGATCTGACCAAAGAGAGCCAAGGCCTGCTCAGGCAGCTTATAGAAAGACGGTACGGGAATCACTTCGCCGGTGCGCATCAACTCAGCCAGCTGATACCAGAAGGCTAGCTTGGTGTTGTTGCTCAACACTCCGTAGGCCCGAGTGTGCTCGGTGTTGATCCGATTGACCAAGTCCCGCATAAACTGCAATTGGTCTTGCTGGGGCATCGCCTTTACATCTTGTAGCAGCCCTTCTGCAAATTGCATACGTGCCGCTCCAGGAGCAGCAGGGGTGATGGCGCCGCCCATGTTTTCATAGATCACCCAGAGCAGGCCCAGTTGCTCGTCGGCAGAGAGCTGCCGGAAGGATGCGATCGCATTAGGCACTACCTGAAGCGCAGGGGATGTAGTGCGGTCAACAGCGTAAGTCATAGATACCTCAGTTGTGCGTTTAGAGAGCGTCTCTATGAATAAATGTAACAAACATACAGCGATTGTCACGAAGTTTGGTATAGAGATCGCTTATGTGTTCTACATGCCACACTAAATGTTCCCCAGAGAAAAGTCCCCTGGGATCCAAGCAAATCCAGGCAAAAGCATGCGCTGACAACCCCTGGGCTAGCTGACAGTCATCAGGTTCGCTAATCAATCCTCCTGCCCTGCCCTCTGGTAGTCTGGATATCGAGCAATTCATCCAGCCCTCAAGTTTCATCGTGATGCCATCCACCCCTTCCCAGACTCAAGACTGGCCTACCCTGCTACAACAACTCATCGATCGGCAGTCCCTCTCGGTGCCCCAAGCTGAGACCCTGATGCAGGGGTGGCTGGCCGGAGCCATTTCCCCGGTCCTCTCAGGGGGAATCCTAGCGGCCTTGCAAGCCAAGGGCTTCTCTGCTGACGAGCTAGCTGGTATGGCTAGAGTGCTGCAGGCCCAGTCCCTAGGAGGAGCCCAGCCGCAGGCACACTCAACCCCTCTGATCGATACCTGTGGCACTGGGGGAGATGGGGCCCATACGTTTAATATCTCTACTGCCGTTGCCTTCGTCGCTGCCGGAGCTGGAGTGGCGGTGGCTAAACATGGCAATCGCTCTGCCTCCAGCAAGGTCGGATCTGCCGATGTGTTGGAAGCTCTAGGGGTGACGCTGGATGCTAATCCGACGGCTGTCAGAGGTGCCCTGCAGGAGGTGGGCATCACCTTCCTGTTTGCTCGGGGCTGGCACCCAGCCATGAAGTCAGTGGCGCCTTTGCGCAGTGAACTCAAGGTGCGTACCGTATTTAACCTGTTAGGTCCCTTGGTGAATCCCTTGCGCCCCACAGGGCAGGTGATTGGAGTCTTTGATCCAACGGTGCGGCAGATTATGGCCGCAGCCTTACATCAACTGGGGCTACCTCAGGCCATGGTGCTACACGGGCGAGAGGCGCTGGATGAAGCTGGGTTGGGGGACAAAACCGATATCGCCCTGCTGGAAGATGGACAGATATCTGACCAGGTAATTGACCCCCGTACCTTTGGCCTCACAGCAGCCTCTAAAACCGCCTTACAAGGAGGGAATATCGAGGACAATGTAGCTATCTTACAAGCGGTTTTACAAGGTAAAGGCACGCCAGCCCAGCAAGATGTCGTCCTGCTCAATGCCGCCCTCGCCTTGAAAGTCGGCGGCCGTACCCAAGGCAGTACCCTGGAGGAGGCCATCAGCCACGGCATTTCTATTGCCCGAGAAGTTCTGCAGAGTGGCGCAGCCTGGGATAAGCTACAACAGCTCGTGGGCTATTTACGGTAGCTACGGGACGCCCGCAGGAAGAGCCTGTGTGGCCCCGGTCCAGTGGGCTTGAGGACTGACCGATACGGCATAGAGACTGGCCCAGGGCTTGAATGGCGGTATCATCCAGGGCGGCTATCCAGGTGGTCATGGCCGGGTTATTGGGCCAGGTTATTGGGTAGCTTCTTCCAGCTGAG
This portion of the Halomicronema hongdechloris C2206 genome encodes:
- a CDS encoding nuclear transport factor 2 family protein — encoded protein: MASVTSASATLPGLIPAVAEYIDSFNQGEFDATAALFAPQGTLQPPFEESVVGRDAIATYLCREAQGMHIEPQQVAVEKLDAGHRQVTLKGRVTALVFKVNAAWIFHLTADNQIQRVEVRLLASLQELLSLQR
- the trpD gene encoding anthranilate phosphoribosyltransferase, which gives rise to MPSTPSQTQDWPTLLQQLIDRQSLSVPQAETLMQGWLAGAISPVLSGGILAALQAKGFSADELAGMARVLQAQSLGGAQPQAHSTPLIDTCGTGGDGAHTFNISTAVAFVAAGAGVAVAKHGNRSASSKVGSADVLEALGVTLDANPTAVRGALQEVGITFLFARGWHPAMKSVAPLRSELKVRTVFNLLGPLVNPLRPTGQVIGVFDPTVRQIMAAALHQLGLPQAMVLHGREALDEAGLGDKTDIALLEDGQISDQVIDPRTFGLTAASKTALQGGNIEDNVAILQAVLQGKGTPAQQDVVLLNAALALKVGGRTQGSTLEEAISHGISIAREVLQSGAAWDKLQQLVGYLR
- a CDS encoding TldD/PmbA family protein is translated as MAFSIDQAKELLTDWMRHYCDRIDYLTIRLERSESTDILLRGGQVETLSEAMALGGQVRACHRGGWGFASFNQLATLPERIEDAIAAARLVGDDQTLLAPVEAVQATCRLPLQGSDPRAISLNRKQALCQHYADILRRVDDRIASTSVRYGDIAQQVLLATSEGTLIEQSWSDMEMRFAATARNGDTVQTGRETVGSRKAYEDLEHLDQRVQAAAQRAVAALDLPTVRGDAYTVVIDPILAGLFVHEAFGHLSEADMAYENPDLLEVMTLGRRFGPRDLQIFDGAAPAGHRGSYRYDDEGTAATTTQLIKDGVLVGRLHSRETAGKLGEAATGNARCLSYQYPPLVRMTNTWIEPGNIPVADLCNGIKTGVYARNWLGGMTNGEMFTFAAGEAWMIRDGKLAEPVRDVTLSGNVFRTLADIEAIGDDFYWDESGGCGKGGQSGLPVGCGGPSLRIRNVVVGGDAMD
- a CDS encoding DUF3611 family protein, which codes for MTGELDYSLPPAVRRISGNFRRFGWISFWAQLVLAIISSLVILFAIASGGAGSDNSTNVGTGGGLVLAMLGVAVVYGGAYWAFRYTRLARRLRSRDAAARPKPKDAMQALQTGLIVNLVGMLLTLLGAGAITGSLIGQSLRQQNVSGFNITQLVKPIDIFVVQANTNTLLAHFIGIVATLWLLRTISRA
- a CDS encoding hydantoinase B/oxoprolinase family protein, yielding MTSLPQTPGRWQFWIDRGGTFTDIVARRPDGQRVVHKLLSENPGRYQDAPLQGIRGGVRPGTGCPFPYRTDRAVKMGTTVATNALLERQGDRTVLVITKGFQDALRIGYQHRPDIFARQIVLPEMLYERVIEVEARCSAQGEELVPLTPEQQQRLRTELQQAYDAGIRSCAVVLMHGYRYPNQEQQVGAIARQVGFQQVSISHQVSPLIKLISRGDTTVVDAYLSPLLQRYANRIAQELQGCRLMFMQSNGGLTDATLFQGKDSILSGPAGGIVGAVKTSQIAGYERIIGFDMGGTSTDVSHYNGHYERRFETEIAGVRLRAPMMAIHTVAAGGGSILSFDGSRYRVGPASAGADPGPACYRQGGPLTVTDANVMVGKIQPRFFPQVFGPHGDQPLDGEVVIRRFQELAQTIQQQTGDQRSPEQVAAGFLAIAIEKMANAIKQISVQRGHDVSTYTLCCFGGAGGQHACLLAELLGIREIFIHPYAGVLSAYGMGLADIRALQERTLEKRLTQELMPEMRSQLETMASTGLQELQQQGLDVSPLASPLTSSEQVQVQPRVHLKYEGTDSPLIVPFGELEQMRQHFAAGHRQRYGFALADKPLIVDTLSVEVIGKASQIEEPSLATPRSHSLQPKTTVSIYTRSGWHHTPVYHRDHLHPGDTLPGPTLIIEATGTNVVEPGWSASLNQKGHLVVKKEQNARQQAAGATHPPSFCSSPPLPPPPDPVLLEIFNNLFRAIADEMGVTLQNTSYSVNIKERLDFSCALFDQQGQLVANAPHIPVHLGSMGESVQSLIQAKGKVLRPGDVYVLNNPYNGGTHLPDVTVITPVFLEADSPLFYMASRGHHADIGGITPGSMPPNSTTIDQEGVLIDHVLLVEQGEFREEALRRQLTQAPYPVRNPNQNIADLQAQIAANEKGSQELGKMVATYGLATVQSYMHHVQDNAEECVRRVIDVLQDGQFTYTMDNGSQIQVTITIDRQTRQAGIDFSGTSPQQPNNFNAPAAVCKAAVLYVFRTLVDDDIPLNAGCFKPLQVVIPTGSMLNPHPPAAVVAGNVETSQAISNALYGALGVMAAAQGTMNNLTFGNQRYQYYETICGGSGAGPDFDGTDAVHTHMTNSRLTDPEVLEWRFPVLVERFQIRQGSGGAGQHRGGNGMIRCLRFREPMTVALLSSHRRIPPFGLRGGAPGAVGRNRIVRRDGTVVLLNGQAMVQVEAGDAIVVETPGGGGYGQAPT
- a CDS encoding orange carotenoid protein N-terminal domain-containing protein, which gives rise to MTYAVDRTTSPALQVVPNAIASFRQLSADEQLGLLWVIYENMGGAITPAAPGAARMQFAEGLLQDVKAMPQQDQLQFMRDLVNRINTEHTRAYGVLSNNTKLAFWYQLAELMRTGEVIPVPSFYKLPEQALALFGQISKLEFGQQITVLRQAVMEMGVDPLAA
- a CDS encoding DUF1614 domain-containing protein; its protein translation is MIYLPVSLFLFVLLILLLPFIWFVFTVDVVQVAAAKLGFSPEIGLLLLLLILLGSTVNIPLYRVETQSDPLDEFMQLFQRQFWGIPLVQMRQVVVVALNLGGGLIPVLLALYQFSQANPLSILLVTAIVTVVSYFAAHVVPGIGIQMNPLLAPLTAAATALVFAAGQAPSVAFAGGVLGTLIGADLLHLKDITAMASGVLSIGGAGVFDGLALCGLFALLLT